TTCGGGTGGGGCCATGGCGTCAGAGAGCGTTAGGCTTCCTTCCACTCGCTGTCGCTGGTTTTGTTATCCACAAAAGTAGAAGGGGCGGTGGGGAGGCCGCAGCCGCACAGGCACAGCTCCTGCGGGATGGCGTGGATTGGGCTTGGGGCATGCCGCTGCAGCTCGCCGCTACCACCGTTCCGGGCGGCGCTGCCGCGGCGCAGGCGTGCGGAGAGGAACGTCAGGATCGGCTGCGCCTCCGTCCCACGGGAGCTCGGCACGACCGCGGAGGCGGAGCTGCCGCCGGTGGTCGTCGAGGGCACCGAGGTTAGTGATCGATCTCAGCACCGTTCTTTCTAGATGCTGCTGGCGCTGCTGCACGGGCATACGTAAAAGCTGCTGATGCTTCGGTTCTCCATGTGGTCGTCTCGTGAATTGTTCCAAGGAAGAAGCTGTAGCGTGCGAAGGGTGCGACGGCATGGGGTGGATGCTCTGCGACTTCTGCAAGGGGAAGAAGAACAACGTTAAGTCGGAGGGCACCCGGGTGTACCGCCGTTGCCCAACGTGCAAGGCGGTCAGTAACTCAGCTCTCTCGCGGTGGCTCGTGTAATCTTTCTGAAATTTTGATGAACATTCCCCGTGGCATGCATGCAGGCGGGCTTCATCCTGTGCCCAAGATGCAGGGTGTACAAGTGCATCACCTTCCCGGAGAGCAACGAATCATGAGCGTATCATGGTGGCCGCACTTGTGGGATGCAGATTATGTCTGCAGAAGGAATCTGTGTGatttattattagtatattatgaCCATGTTTAAAGAACAATTATTATCTTCTGATCATGTTCATAAGAGAACATCTCTGTAACTATCGGTTTTAATTTCACATAGGTAACGTGCCCGTATGTTGGTACGGGACAGCTaaatttttatactaaaaacacacaggTCGCataataagataacaatactgtgaaaatAAATATCAATATTAAAGTAACATTTAATCTAAACAACCAAACTATGGTGGTATTTCGTCACATGACAGTGAATTTTATGGACTGAAAAAAATGAGTCCTCATTGAATCCTTCTACAGCCACCAAACTACCGCGGCAAACAAGAGCAGTGCTAAATGAGTACAAAATTTTACAAAAGCTGAAGGGCATTCAGGATCCTCGACCCCTGCAATCTGCTCTCTCACTACCTATTCCAATTGAATAGGATCGGGAAGAAATGAAGGAACAATATTAGTCGGTACAAGCAAATAGCAATATATTGAGATAAGTGATAAATTAGAACACTGAGTGCTTAGATTAACTACTGGGCATCTACCAAGAGGAGGCACAGGAATGTGTTTTTTGGTTGAACAAAATGAAAGCAATATCAACCTGCAAGAATCGAAGGACAAGACGTCTAGGACCCTTGCACTGCCTCCCGTGCAGCTGCTCCAGCCGCAAGACCTTCACAACAACGTACAGTAATGTACTCCAACCTTCTGGTACCAATCCTCTTGTTGCTGCACCACCACTGCTGCTATCTTGGACGAACAGGTCGCTGATCAGCTACAAATACTTAAGGAATTAAGTGTTCTgatattataaaaaaaatcatatcAATAATCTCACATGCAAATAAAAAATGAGTGCATAAGTAATTATATGGTAGCATCGTCTGACTGCGTGTTTGCAGTACCCAATCATGTTGTAAACTAACTTGCTACGATGGCATTTAATCAAGCAAAAAATATGTAACAATACAAAAGAGGGGTTGGTGTCCAATAATTGAGCTATGATTGGGTAAATGGATACAATGTTCACTCCACAGAACACCATGTAAATATTTGTGAATGTCAATAATATCAGTAATATACAGAGAAGATATTTTGAAATACTTGCATTTGCCTGTACAAATCTTGCCTATTGGCTCATGCCCCCATggaacaaaataattattacctGATCAATATCAAGGATCAAACTAAACCTTTAGTTGCTCCATGTGACTTGCCATCTCTAGATTAAGCCTCCCATATTCTGCTGCTGCCAACTGAGCTAACAATTCCTGCTTCCGCTTTTCCAACTGAAAGATACACAAAAAAGCAAATGCGCTGAATAAAGACTTAGGAACCGACAACCACCAGTTCTAGAGCGAAAGCACTTCATAGTCAGTATAGCATATGAGTTATCAAAAAGAAGAACTATAGCATGCCAATTGCATAACGATCAGAGAGTAGTACACTTTGTACTGAACAAACTAATCCTACAAAGTAGCAGAATAATAGTACAATGTTACAAGCACTAACTAATAAggttacactagtagagaacagacctttgatcctcggccaaaatgggctctagtcccggaattttttgcccccgggactagaaatacctttagtcccggttggtggctccaaccgggactaaaggtccctgcccaacggctactgcgccagacagaggtggcagggacctttagtcccggttggagccaccaaccgggactaaaggtatacttttactcccggtttgtggctccaaccgggagtaaaggtctactcccgggtcgtggctgcgcccggggttggaaagttacctttagtcccgattggatctatcaaccgggactaaatgttctccctttataaatcggccgtctcctccttcctccccgagcccgagctcagcacattttgaagctcactgcagtagtgttcttgcttcctccctccctccattgttcctccatccattcttcgattcctccgtcgattctttagttgtaaaggttaccaatctcatactctcattttttaccattttcttatgccattttattcactatatatatttatggttctttattgtggtttttttttcatttgtaagcaatttgagctcaaaatcactttaagcttgcatatttacatgaaagaaggttaaagtatatataaatataaagttagaaaatagttagaaaattatagcaaatccttactagttgaacttgcggaccgtgttcaggtcggcgaggatgttctctgccaagcggtaacggacgtcaaggaggagctttgattctacgagggagagcgataacggtcgtggaagaccgtgttcccttcctcgtagaatcggagctcttccttgaccaagtacggtgccgtccggtggagaaatcctcgccgagctgatcacgtaagcaaggtcaactagtacggatggttatttattcacatgtcccgatatcgtcgtagtagtctgtcaatcaccgtacctaaacgtagtatatataaataaaaacttagaaaatagttagaaaattatagaaaatccgtactagttgaacttgcggaccgtgttcagctcggcaagcatgttctctgtcgagcggtaacggacatcaaggaggagctttgattctacgagggagagcgacaacggtcgtgggagaccgtgttcccttcctcatagaatcggagctcttccttgaccaagtacggtgctgtccggtggagaaatgctcgccgagatgatcacgtaagcaaggtcaactagtacggatggttatttattcacgcgtcccgatatcgtcgtagtagtctgttatgtgtgtacattcccattcttctgttaatttgcggaaatatcatatgaattacttacctgccgcagtaaaagacgagaacacaatgaccattaaaaatatcattgtttagagatctagataattttatagtttgttaattttatttgtttataaaagaagaaatttatagtgtattaaaaaatgagtatagagagtagatggcaactgcttccgggtcctcggcctctcatgggtttccaaagcgacttaggccgggccttcctctcattccatgcggcaagtgtcgtgatgagatgaagattgtgatggagtaccgagtgaagaaggagggtcccaacaaggatcgtatcttctacaagtgtccggatcgcaatgtgagttattttatcgtatttaatgattatggttagtttatacctattttcatgatggttgtgattaaagttctagttttttgttttaatttcagtgggatggcagtggacgatgttcaggcttctactgggaggaagagtatgttgaactcgtgcaaaaatatcttgcacaacaggcagatacggcggctaatgaggcagtgatccagccgaagaagcccaaagatgttgcacaatcgggggatctgtctgttttagttgagattggtcgcgaaatccttgtgctcctgaaatgtattttagctttagttcttttagtggtagttgggattgtctacattgtagcgatgctttcataaatttgtatcttttgtggtggcacgcatgttgtataaataattaattatgatctaggttttaatatgatatttatgtcatgtaatgcagatgagccgtcattggatgtataatgctgatcgccgctcacaagagttcattgacggcgtgcattctttattacgtgcggccgagacaaacaaacgcgacggtttcatgtgctgcccatgtgccatatgtaagaatacggtggaatatccttgctcaaggactcttcattcacacttgttcaagtcgggtttcatgccaaactatatttgttggacaaagcacggagaaaccggtgttgtaatggaagaagatgaagaagaacaataggacgacaatgatattattcctgatggtgcgtgcttcaatgatactgcaatgggagaagctgaagaagaggtagccgcagaagatgagccggctgatgatctttgtcaggtcattcgtgatgcacaaaga
This DNA window, taken from Miscanthus floridulus cultivar M001 chromosome 13, ASM1932011v1, whole genome shotgun sequence, encodes the following:
- the LOC136502093 gene encoding uncharacterized protein, whose translation is MAWIGLGACRCSSPLPPFRAALPRRRRAERNVRIGCASVPRELGTTAEAELPPVVVEGTEEEAVACEGCDGMGWMLCDFCKGKKNNVKSEGTRVYRRCPTCKAAGFILCPRCRVYKCITFPESNES